In the genome of Pseudomonas fluorescens, the window TCCATCGACGCCTCTGATTGCTTCAGGCGCCGGACCGCTGTTTCTCGACTAGGCGTGGTGACACCTGATTGGAGCGGTTGAGGGAATTGCTGGCTTCCAGGGCTGCCATCGCGCTGCAAGTGAAAGCTTCTGATGTCTACCCATGGTGCCGGGCTGCCGGGGCTTCTGATCTGTTAAGAAATAAAATGGCCGCACAAGGCGGCCTAAACAAGGGAGGACAGCAATGAATCAACATCACTCTTTTTATTGTTGCGGGTGTTGCTCTGTTAACTGAGCTGGCTCAGTCCAATAGGTGGAATCTGGGGAGCGTCCACTCCCAGCGAATGGCAGCCATGCGAACGCCAAACACAGTACTCATCGCAATAATCGAAGCCACTTCAGTAGAGCCTTGCAGTTGCCGTAAGCCGATGTAAACCAGAGCCCCCAGGATGCAGGCGGAGGCGTAAATCCCTTGCCGAAAAATCAGGGGGATCTCGTTGCACATCACGTCCCGGATCACCCCTCCGGCAACGCCACTCATCACGCCCATGATCACTGCTGTGCTGTATGGGACAAGCTGCTCAAGCGCCACCTCTGTTTCGCTCACGAATCTTTCCATAACTGACCGCTAGATACCCACTCAGGGCAAAGTTCCGGAACCGGAGCCAGGTACGATGACCAGTTTATGTCTGTCACTGCTGGCCGGAAATGGCCGTTCTCTGCCGGTCATGGTTACAAACCCTGCTGGTCAAATCCGATGCAATCGGTGGTCAAGTGGAGTGCCATTTCGCGCCTGACGACCAAACCAGTACTGCCCGCGCAAAAAAACCCTTCCTGCGTTTCAACACAGGAAGGGTTTTTTGTTTGCGGCCGATCAGTCTTTAGCCTGGCTCAACTTGGTGAACAGCTCGGTCGGTACTTTCTTGCCGTTGGAGGTGAACTGGTTGGTGCGGAACTTGTACACCTCTCCCTCGGACAGGAAAGCGTCGCCGTTGGTGTCCATCGCCTTGAATTCCTCAGTGCCCTTGGGCGCCACGGCCAGCAGTTCCTTGAGCGATACGCGGCCGTCATCATCAGTGTCGGTGCGCGCGAAAGAAGCATCGCCGCATTTGCCTTCACCGCACTTGCCCTCGGCCTGGGTCTTTTGCGCGCCGGTTTCGGCACCGCATTTGCCTTCGCCACACTTGCCTTCACCACACTTGCCTTCGCTGGTCTTCTCCGCGGAAGCCAGCTGATAGCCCTGAGGCAAGGCTTCGGCCGAAAACGCCGAGGACGCGAAGTTGATACCGCCGACCAGTGCAACAGCGATCAGGCCAATACGGGTTTTGTTCGACTGGATACGAGACATGTTGATACTCCGGATCATTTGCGTGGCTGGACCACTATT includes:
- a CDS encoding TRIC cation channel family protein codes for the protein MSETEVALEQLVPYSTAVIMGVMSGVAGGVIRDVMCNEIPLIFRQGIYASACILGALVYIGLRQLQGSTEVASIIAMSTVFGVRMAAIRWEWTLPRFHLLD